CAAAACAATTGTAATAAGAAGGCCAATACCCGGAATATTGGGTATTGGCATTATATATCTAAGAATAGGTAAAACCAGATTATTTACAAAGGCCAGCAGCCATACAACAATCCATATTGTTATGGCTATAGGAATGAAAACAAATAAACCGGTTAAAAAAATATCTCTTAGCCTGACAATTAAAACCTTTTTTCTATAATCATTCACTTTTGCTTCCTGTTGGTGCCCCATTATTTCCCGGTCTTTGATATGGAACCGGTATGTATTGAACTGATGGTGTTCCAGCCGGTTGTGGATATAAATCCATTAGTGCATAAACTTCTTCTGGAACATCTGTAGAAACCTTGAGGCCTAAAGCCTGTAAATGTTCCACAGTCACAGGATAGTCATGGGTATATTTACCGGTTGATAACTCTTCTGCCACTCTTTCTGCGATTTCCTCACTGTAGCCCTTTTTCAATAATAGCTTTTTAACATTTTCAAACATCTGTTTAAGTGCCTTTTCACTCACATCAATTTTTACCCATGTTGCATCATCAATTTCATCAGGCTTCTTAAGTTCCTTAATTTTTACTAAAGAGGCTGCAGGTTCCTGTCCAAGCTGAGGGTCAACAGGTCCTAAAACTGCATGTCTATCAAGAATTATCTCATCTGCAGCAAGTGCTATAAGTGTTCCTCCTGACATGGCATAATGGGGGACTATTACCCTTACAGGTGCTTCGTGGTCTGCAAGTGCCTGTGCAATCTGTGTTGCAGCAAGGGCAAGACCACCTGGGGTATGAATAATAAAATCAATAGGTAAATCTTTTGGGGTCATTCTTATGGCTCTTAAAACTTGTTCAGAGTCTTCAATGGTAATAAATCTCATCATAAAAAATCCCAGAAAAGAACGAGTTTCTTGTCTGTGAATCATTGTGATAACACGGGATTTTCTTTTTTCTTCTATTGCTCTGATAAGCCTTTCCCTACTCCACTCTAAAGTCTGGGCTTTTAACATAGGGAATATTAAAAGCAGTATAAATATCAACCAAAATAACTGGTTTAACCACATTGCAGCAGATGGATCCATCTCTATTCCTCCTAACCATGTATTTTTTCAAATGCTTCTCTTATTTTGTGCTCCAGTTCTTCTCTAGTTTTAATAGATTTAACAATCTCAAATAAATATTGATTATCTTCCATTCCGTTAATTGTTTTTTTGTATTCTCCTTTGTTGTAGCCTTTTTCTTGTCTAATATGATTAAGTATATTCTTACCTATATATAAAAGATATAATTTTTCAAAAGAAATTGTATTTTTTACCAGTATCCCAAAGAAAAATATTCCAAAATCCAAATCCTGTTTTAAAAATCCTTCTG
This sequence is a window from Persephonella sp.. Protein-coding genes within it:
- a CDS encoding ATP-dependent Clp protease proteolytic subunit, whose amino-acid sequence is MDPSAAMWLNQLFWLIFILLLIFPMLKAQTLEWSRERLIRAIEEKRKSRVITMIHRQETRSFLGFFMMRFITIEDSEQVLRAIRMTPKDLPIDFIIHTPGGLALAATQIAQALADHEAPVRVIVPHYAMSGGTLIALAADEIILDRHAVLGPVDPQLGQEPAASLVKIKELKKPDEIDDATWVKIDVSEKALKQMFENVKKLLLKKGYSEEIAERVAEELSTGKYTHDYPVTVEHLQALGLKVSTDVPEEVYALMDLYPQPAGTPSVQYIPVPYQRPGNNGAPTGSKSE